Proteins co-encoded in one Clostridiales bacterium genomic window:
- a CDS encoding sodium-translocating pyrophosphatase, which produces MADWIAWAAPASAVLGIAVAVYLASWVLKQDPGTEKMQEISEATQQGALAFLLREYRVLVIFAAVVAIIIWIVPAMPPLTAVAFLTGAILSAAAGYFGMYVATRANTRTAQAATIGVHKALTVAFRSGLTMGLTVASFGLGGISLWIIFLILSGDTPQPEVVNGFAMGASSIALFARVGGGIYTKAADVGADLVGKVEAGIPEDDPRNPAVIADNVGDNVGDVAGMGADLFESFVGSIIAPVVLAISLWGITVGFDSIDFVYGATAPLLIAALGIVTSIIGLFAVRAKEGANLHSALNMGTYVAAALQLGAMGYLFWHWSTREGSDPARMWFFAAVVAGLSAGIAIGKITEYFCSDHFRPTRKIAEASVTGTATNIIAGIGTGMMSTAAPIFVVSAGIIISFAAGEAAYDGGGIYGIGLAALGMLSIIAITVGVDAYGPVADNAGGIAEMAGMGAPIRKITDSLDSVGNTTAAIAKGFAIGSAGLTALALFVAFRTQVNAGLIGEGAAPLNMGLDNPYVIVGLFIGGMLPFLFGALTMNAVGRAAFSMIEEVRRQFREIPGIMEGTGKPDYAACVDISTKASLKEMVVPGVIAVAAPLVVGMVSVDMLSGLLAGALVTGFLLAIFMANAGGAWDNAKKYIEAGNHGGKGSEAHKAAVVGDTVGDPFKDTSGPSMNILIKLMTIVSLVFVPLFVAMGGGFLGR; this is translated from the coding sequence ATGGCTGACTGGATAGCGTGGGCCGCACCGGCCTCCGCGGTTCTTGGAATCGCGGTCGCAGTCTATCTCGCTTCGTGGGTCCTCAAGCAGGATCCTGGCACCGAGAAGATGCAAGAGATCTCTGAGGCGACGCAACAGGGCGCGTTGGCGTTCCTTCTCCGCGAGTATCGCGTGCTCGTCATCTTCGCCGCCGTTGTAGCGATCATTATCTGGATCGTCCCGGCGATGCCGCCGCTCACAGCAGTCGCGTTCCTTACGGGCGCCATTCTGTCGGCCGCAGCGGGCTACTTTGGTATGTACGTAGCGACTCGCGCCAACACACGTACCGCACAAGCTGCGACTATAGGCGTTCACAAGGCGCTCACTGTCGCATTCCGTTCCGGTCTTACGATGGGCCTCACGGTCGCTTCGTTTGGTCTCGGCGGTATCTCGCTTTGGATTATCTTCCTGATCCTTTCAGGCGATACTCCGCAGCCGGAGGTAGTCAACGGTTTTGCCATGGGTGCGAGCTCGATCGCGCTCTTTGCCCGTGTGGGTGGCGGTATCTACACGAAAGCCGCGGATGTGGGCGCAGACCTTGTGGGTAAGGTCGAGGCGGGCATCCCCGAGGACGACCCACGCAACCCCGCTGTCATCGCGGACAACGTTGGCGACAACGTAGGCGACGTCGCCGGCATGGGAGCGGACCTCTTCGAGTCGTTTGTCGGCTCGATCATCGCACCCGTCGTTCTCGCTATCTCCCTGTGGGGAATAACCGTCGGTTTTGACTCCATCGACTTCGTCTATGGCGCTACGGCACCTCTGCTCATCGCCGCGCTCGGCATCGTAACGTCGATCATCGGCCTGTTCGCTGTCCGTGCGAAGGAGGGTGCGAACCTGCACTCAGCCCTGAACATGGGCACGTACGTTGCCGCGGCGCTGCAGCTAGGCGCGATGGGTTACCTGTTTTGGCACTGGTCGACTCGCGAGGGCTCAGATCCCGCGCGGATGTGGTTTTTCGCAGCCGTCGTCGCCGGTCTTTCCGCCGGAATCGCGATCGGCAAGATCACCGAGTACTTCTGCTCCGATCACTTCCGTCCCACCCGCAAGATTGCCGAGGCCTCTGTGACGGGTACCGCGACCAACATCATCGCCGGTATCGGTACGGGCATGATGTCGACCGCCGCTCCGATCTTCGTAGTGTCGGCCGGAATCATCATCTCGTTTGCGGCCGGTGAGGCGGCGTATGACGGTGGCGGCATCTACGGCATCGGTCTTGCCGCGCTGGGCATGCTTTCCATCATTGCGATCACCGTGGGCGTAGACGCGTACGGTCCTGTGGCCGACAACGCCGGAGGCATCGCCGAGATGGCCGGGATGGGTGCTCCCATCCGCAAGATCACCGACAGTCTCGACAGCGTAGGCAATACCACCGCTGCCATCGCCAAGGGCTTTGCGATTGGCTCGGCGGGCCTTACCGCACTCGCACTCTTTGTCGCCTTCCGCACCCAAGTCAACGCCGGCCTTATCGGCGAGGGTGCCGCGCCGCTGAACATGGGCCTGGACAACCCCTACGTCATCGTGGGCTTGTTCATCGGCGGGATGCTTCCGTTCTTGTTTGGAGCGCTGACTATGAACGCGGTGGGTCGCGCGGCGTTCTCGATGATCGAAGAGGTCCGCAGGCAGTTCCGAGAGATCCCCGGCATCATGGAGGGTACCGGCAAGCCGGATTACGCCGCCTGTGTCGACATCTCGACCAAGGCCTCACTCAAGGAGATGGTCGTTCCCGGCGTCATCGCCGTGGCCGCTCCGCTCGTCGTGGGCATGGTGTCGGTCGACATGCTCTCGGGTTTGCTCGCCGGAGCGCTCGTGACCGGTTTCCTGCTCGCCATCTTCATGGCAAACGCCGGTGGCGCGTGGGACAACGCTAAGAAGTACATCGAGGCCGGCAACCACGGCGGCAAAGGCTCTGAGGCTCACAAGGCAGCTGTTGTTGGTGACACGGTTGGTGACCCTTTCAAAGACACCTCGGGCCCTTCGATGAACATTTTGATCAAGCTCATGACCATCGTAAGCCTCGTGTTTGTCCCGCTCTTCGTGGCGATGGGCGGAGGGTTCCTCGGCAGGTAG
- the dnaG gene encoding DNA primase produces the protein MGRIPESDVARVRDATDVIALISESVVLNKKGRLYWGLCPFHSEKTPSFKVDPATQMWHCFGCAAGGDVFGFLMRRENLEFPEAVRLLAERAHIEIAEDAAGPHRGQRERLIAACEDAAEYYHHLLTHSSAPEAAAAREYLAARGFGIEVARRFTLGFAPGSNALTKRLAAEGFTVDEIVAANLAYVRESPDKRLVDRFYGRIMFPIRDVHGRVIAFGGRVVGGGEPKYLNSSDTPVFRKSENVYAIDRAKNAIIAEKTAVVVEGYTDVIALHEAGITHVVATLGTALTRQHVNLLARFTENIVYLFDGDAAGLRAAARAAEFIDAALASPGRREIDLKVALLPDGLDPAELVATRGAAAMHEVIAAAEPLLRFAIDQRLSTHDLSAAEGRARALRDAAQVIAPVKGTLLAQDYANHLADRLRIDYVTALAAIDNAKPASRGSDADTRDAPPTGGRASDSERSHEHIDPSTRAERALVSVAAAVPDLRMGARRLLDTDLLVDPVSRLLIETVCAMPSSATTDELYRAVAERDTYAGSVFSGLLMDVPASGDVDSVVRDLVTKLKEFALERQIRESTARYRESDTSGDATDADEQFRRVVALQSERDSLRRGVLPKEAEVWGFE, from the coding sequence GTGGGACGGATCCCTGAATCGGATGTCGCGCGGGTGCGTGACGCGACCGATGTCATCGCCCTCATCTCTGAAAGCGTGGTCCTCAACAAGAAGGGACGCCTGTATTGGGGGTTGTGCCCGTTTCATTCCGAGAAGACGCCGTCGTTTAAGGTCGACCCGGCTACTCAGATGTGGCACTGCTTCGGGTGCGCCGCGGGCGGGGATGTGTTTGGCTTCCTTATGCGCCGAGAGAACCTCGAGTTCCCTGAAGCTGTACGACTGCTCGCCGAGCGCGCGCATATCGAGATCGCCGAGGACGCCGCGGGCCCTCACCGGGGACAGCGCGAGCGCTTGATAGCCGCGTGCGAGGACGCCGCCGAGTACTACCACCACCTGCTCACGCACTCCTCCGCTCCCGAGGCGGCCGCGGCTCGCGAGTACCTGGCGGCTCGCGGGTTCGGTATCGAAGTCGCACGCCGGTTCACGCTCGGCTTCGCTCCCGGTTCAAACGCGCTCACAAAGAGGCTCGCCGCTGAGGGGTTCACGGTCGATGAGATCGTCGCGGCCAATCTCGCCTATGTCAGGGAGTCCCCGGACAAACGCCTTGTTGACCGCTTCTACGGTCGCATTATGTTTCCCATTCGCGACGTCCACGGCCGCGTCATCGCATTTGGGGGACGTGTGGTCGGCGGAGGTGAACCTAAGTACCTGAACTCCTCGGACACTCCGGTATTTCGCAAGTCGGAAAACGTGTACGCCATCGACCGGGCCAAAAACGCGATCATCGCCGAAAAGACCGCGGTCGTGGTCGAAGGCTACACCGACGTGATCGCGCTTCATGAGGCGGGGATCACACACGTGGTCGCGACTCTTGGCACCGCCCTTACGCGCCAGCACGTCAACTTGCTCGCGCGATTCACCGAGAACATTGTCTACCTCTTCGACGGTGACGCAGCGGGACTGAGGGCCGCCGCACGCGCGGCCGAGTTCATCGACGCCGCCTTAGCGTCGCCCGGCAGAAGGGAGATCGATCTCAAAGTCGCGCTGCTCCCCGACGGACTCGACCCCGCGGAGCTTGTGGCGACGCGTGGCGCCGCTGCGATGCACGAGGTGATCGCTGCCGCCGAGCCGCTCTTGCGGTTCGCGATCGATCAGCGGCTCTCGACGCACGATCTTTCCGCGGCCGAAGGCCGAGCGAGAGCCCTGCGGGACGCCGCCCAGGTCATCGCACCAGTCAAGGGTACGCTGCTTGCTCAAGACTACGCGAACCATCTAGCCGATCGCTTGCGGATCGACTACGTCACGGCGCTCGCCGCCATCGATAACGCGAAGCCCGCGTCGCGAGGATCAGACGCGGATACTCGGGACGCACCCCCTACGGGAGGCCGAGCTTCAGACTCCGAGCGCTCCCACGAGCACATCGATCCCTCCACACGCGCGGAGCGCGCGCTCGTGAGCGTTGCGGCGGCGGTTCCGGATCTGCGCATGGGGGCACGCCGCTTGCTAGATACCGACCTGCTTGTTGATCCAGTGTCGCGCCTTCTCATCGAGACGGTGTGCGCGATGCCGTCAAGCGCGACGACCGATGAGTTGTATCGGGCGGTAGCCGAGCGGGACACGTACGCCGGCAGTGTGTTTTCCGGGCTTCTCATGGACGTGCCCGCGTCTGGAGATGTAGACTCGGTTGTTCGTGACCTGGTGACTAAGCTCAAGGAGTTCGCGCTCGAGCGACAAATCAGGGAGAGCACGGCACGGTATCGGGAGTCTGATACTTCAGGAGACGCAACCGATGCCGATGAACAGTTCAGACGTGTTGTCGCATTGCAGTCGGAGCGTGACTCGCTTCGTCGCGGTGTGCTCCCAAAGGAAGCGGAAGTGTGGGGTTTCGAGTGA